The following proteins come from a genomic window of Falco rusticolus isolate bFalRus1 chromosome 9, bFalRus1.pri, whole genome shotgun sequence:
- the GLE1 gene encoding nucleoporin GLE1: METRQLRWDTLVALRTSSKGRLSYRRCWLRDEDVLEGCMSPLELSPYAGWVLDRVIKQTAQEITPSESSTPKKSTPLANRSSSLEKVTSGSCQGSPLLSSTELSETKGNEDRSFLEMDQEVLQAVLPSKVTEVEGCIRMYEEMHRLKGKEELRQRQEQQEQMVRAVYDLASEQLKRFDELKELKQHQEFQDLQEVMEKSSKEAQGQQEKLKEEHRHRAKVLNLKLREAEQQRQRQEELERLRKEEGQERLRRLYSIQEEVLQLNQQIDPNYRHKDLPRIDLSAYSNRGNQICGLVSGLIRTTSERGFPTQVDVANTERALQEMRGLISSMQQEIAAAVEEKRKRDEEEERQKQQELLKKEQMKAQTPAPAQQSGGKKQKEGLQVKAEESTMQWYQQLQDAAEQCIASFSGLSNCKDNSEVKKIKTELQKAATIPVSQISRIAGSQLREIFDKINNLLSGKSVQSGGRTVSVTQHPQGLDFVYYKLAEKFVNQGEEEVASHHDAAFPIAVVASGIWELHPRVGDLFLAHLHKKCPYSVPFYPALKEGTSMEEYQRMLGYQVKDSKVEEQDHFLKRMSGMIRLYAAIIQLRWPYINKQGAHPHGLNNGWRWLAQMLNMEPLADVTATLLFDFLEVCGNALMKQYQVQFWKMMLLIREDYCPRIEAITSSGQMGSLMRFKQFLEECLQKKEIPLPKGALQPSFWRA; encoded by the exons ATGGAGACGCGGCAGCTCCGCTGGGATACCCTGGTGGCCCTGCGCACCTCTAGTAAGGGCCGGCTGAGCTACCGCCGCTGCTGGCTCCGCGATGAG GATGTCTTGGAAGGGTGCATGTCTCCTCTTGAGCTGTCCCCTTATGCTGGCTGGGTCCTAGACAGAGTGATTAAGCAAACAGCCCAAGAAATCACACCCTCCGAGAGTTCAACGCCAAAAAAATCCACTCCCCTTGCAAACCGGTCGTCTTCTCTGGAGAAGGTCACgtctggcagctgccagggctctCCCCTGCTTTCATCTACAGAGCTCAGTGAAACAAAG GGGAATGAGGATCGTAGTTTTCTGGAAATGGATCAAGAAGTCTTACAAGCAGTTCTGCCATCTAAAGTTACAGAAGTTGAAGGCTGCATTCGAATGTACGAAGAGATGCACAGGTTgaaaggaaag GAAGAGTTAAGGCAACGGcaggagcagcaagagcagaTGGTGAGGGCAGTGTATGACCTGGCAAGTGAACAGCTGAAGCGCTTTGATGAACTGAAGGAGCTAAAGCAGCATCAGGAATTCCAGGATTTGCAAGAAGTAATGGAGAAGAG CTcaaaggaggctcagggacAGCAAGAGAAGTTGAAGGAAGAACACCGACACAGAGCAAAG GTATTAAACCTAAAACTGCgtgaggcagagcagcagaggcagcgTCAGGAAGAGCTGGAGCGTTTGCGTAAGGAAGAGGGCCAGGAAAGACTGCGTCGCCTTTATTCCATCCAGGAGGAAGTGCTGCAGCTTAACCAGCAGATTGATCCCAATTATAGACACAAAGACTTGCCAAGAATTGATCTTTCTGCATACAGTAATCGTGGCAACCAAATCTGTGGGCTGGTGTCAGGACTCATCCGCACCACAAGCGAG AGAGGTTTCCCTACTCAAGTGGATGTGGCCAATACTGAACGAGCACTGCAGGAGATGCGAGGGTTGATATCCAGCATGCAGCAGGAAATCGCTGCAGCcgtggaagaaaaaaggaagagagatgaagaggaagagagacaaaagcagcaggagttACTGAAAAAAGAGCAGATGAAGGCTCAGACTCCTGCCCCTGCACAGCAGTCAgggggaaagaagcagaaggaag GACTTCAAGTTAAGGCAGAAGAAAGTACTATGCAGTGGTACCAGCAGCTTCAagatgctgctgagcagtgcatTGCTTCTTTCAGTGGACTCAGCAACTGCAAAGACAACAGTGAG GTTAAGAAGATAAAAACAGAGTTGCAGAAAGCAGCTACAATCCCTGTGAGCCAGATCTCTAGAATAGCAG GCTCTCAGCTGAGGGAGATATTTGACAAGATCAATAACCTGCTCTCTGGAAAGTCTGTTCAGAGTGGAGGGCGAACTGTATCAGTGACTCAGCATCCACAGGGTCTGGATTTTGTTTATTACAAACTTGCGGAGAAATTTGTG AATCAAGGAGAAGAAGAAGTAGCTTCTCACCATGATGCAGCTTTCCCAATTGCTGTGGTGGCTTCAGGAATCTGGGAATTACACCCTCGAGTAGGAGACCTCTTTTTAGCTCATCTGCACAAGAAGTGCCCCTATTCTGTGCCATTTTACCCTGCACTGAAAGAGGGGACTTCCATGGAAGAGTATCAGAG AATGCTTGGATATCAAGTTAAGGATTCTAAAGTGGAAGAGCAAGATCATTTTCTGAAACGGATGTCAGGAATGATTCGTCTTTATGCTGCTATCATTCAGCTCCGGTGGCCTTATATAAACAAACAAGGG GCACATCCTCATGGGCTGAACAATGGATGGCGCTGGCTTGCTCAGATGTTGAACATGGAGCCTCTGGCAGATGTGACAGCTACACTTCTTTTTGATTTTCTGGAG GTGTGTGGCAACGCTCTCATGAAACAGTATCAGGTTCAGTTCTGGAAAATGATGTTGCTTATCAGAGAAGACTATTGCCCAAG aattGAAGCAATTACGAGCTCTGGACAGATGGGCTCTTTAATGCGTTTCAAGCAATTCTTGGAG GAATGTCTACAGAAGAAGGAAATTCCATTACCAAAAGGCGCTCTACAGCCTTCCTTTTGGAGAGCATAA